From a region of the Butyrivibrio sp. AE3004 genome:
- a CDS encoding ammonium transporter, protein MSEEIMSIVDGKIFGVWFLIGAALVFWMQAGFAMCEAGFTRAKNTGNIIMKNLMDFCIGTVVFILIGFGLLLGEDLMGFIGKPGFDIFTNYANFDWSNFVFNLVFCATTATIVSGSMAERTKFISYCVYSAVISAIIYPIEAHWTWGGGFLSQMGFHDFAGSTCIHMVGGISALIGAAFLGPRIGKFERNARGEVVKVNAFPGHNLTAAALGVFILWLGWYGFNGAACTSIEQLGSVFVTTTIAPALATVTCMIFTWLKYGKPDVSMCLNASLAGLVAITAPCDVTDAFGAIVIGIVAGLLVCFGVWFLDYKLHVDDPVGAVAVHCLNGIWGTIAVGLFATNAAPGYSIADSAGNEMVGLFYGGGFKLLGIQLVGFAAVAAWTAVTITVTFVAIKALLGLRVTEEEEITGLDATEHGLASAYSGFALMDISNTLNMSVNENTDLGVDEYDKASEFQKNASVPVVTGPVKTDTGIHKVVIVTKLSRYDKLRKAMNDLGVTGMTVTQVMGCGVQKGSGQKYRGVEMDVTLLPKIKLEVVVSKIPVEDVIEAAKRTLYTGKIGDGKIFVYSIDNVVKIRTGEEGILALADAE, encoded by the coding sequence ATGAGTGAAGAGATTATGAGTATTGTCGACGGGAAAATCTTTGGAGTTTGGTTCCTGATAGGTGCAGCTCTCGTCTTCTGGATGCAGGCAGGCTTTGCAATGTGTGAAGCCGGTTTTACCAGAGCAAAGAATACAGGAAATATCATTATGAAAAACCTGATGGATTTCTGTATCGGAACTGTAGTATTTATCCTTATCGGTTTTGGTCTTTTACTTGGTGAAGATCTGATGGGATTCATTGGAAAGCCCGGGTTTGATATTTTTACAAATTATGCAAACTTTGACTGGTCCAATTTCGTATTCAATTTAGTGTTCTGTGCTACGACGGCAACAATCGTTTCAGGATCAATGGCTGAGAGAACAAAATTCATTTCCTATTGTGTGTACTCGGCAGTTATTTCAGCAATCATTTATCCTATTGAAGCACATTGGACATGGGGCGGCGGTTTCCTCTCACAGATGGGCTTCCATGATTTTGCAGGATCCACATGTATTCACATGGTTGGCGGTATTTCAGCTCTTATCGGTGCAGCTTTCCTCGGTCCCCGTATTGGAAAGTTCGAGAGAAATGCAAGAGGAGAGGTTGTTAAGGTAAACGCTTTCCCCGGACATAATCTTACAGCTGCAGCACTTGGTGTTTTTATTCTCTGGCTTGGCTGGTATGGCTTCAACGGAGCAGCCTGCACATCTATTGAGCAGCTCGGAAGTGTATTTGTAACAACAACAATCGCACCTGCACTTGCAACTGTAACATGCATGATATTTACATGGCTTAAATATGGTAAGCCCGATGTTTCAATGTGTCTCAATGCTTCACTTGCAGGTCTTGTAGCGATCACAGCTCCCTGCGATGTAACAGACGCATTCGGCGCAATAGTGATAGGTATTGTTGCAGGACTTCTTGTTTGCTTCGGCGTATGGTTTCTTGATTATAAGCTTCATGTTGATGATCCGGTTGGAGCAGTTGCAGTTCACTGCTTAAACGGTATCTGGGGAACAATTGCAGTTGGTCTTTTCGCAACAAACGCAGCACCCGGTTATAGCATTGCTGATTCAGCAGGAAATGAGATGGTTGGTCTTTTCTACGGCGGCGGATTTAAGCTCCTTGGAATTCAGCTTGTAGGTTTCGCAGCAGTTGCAGCCTGGACAGCAGTAACAATTACAGTAACCTTCGTTGCAATCAAAGCACTTCTTGGTCTTAGAGTTACAGAGGAAGAGGAAATCACAGGTCTTGATGCTACAGAGCATGGTCTTGCTTCAGCTTATTCAGGATTCGCACTTATGGATATTTCAAATACTCTTAACATGAGTGTGAACGAAAACACAGACCTTGGTGTAGATGAATATGACAAGGCTTCAGAATTCCAGAAAAATGCATCTGTTCCTGTTGTTACAGGCCCTGTTAAGACAGATACAGGTATTCATAAGGTAGTTATTGTTACAAAGCTTTCAAGATATGACAAGCTTCGTAAGGCAATGAATGATCTTGGTGTAACAGGTATGACAGTAACTCAGGTTATGGGATGTGGCGTACAGAAGGGATCAGGACAGAAGTATCGCGGAGTTGAAATGGATGTAACACTTCTTCCCAAGATCAAGCTTGAGGTTGTTGTAAGCAAGATCCCTGTAGAAGATGTAATAGAAGCTGCTAAGAGAACTCTTTATACAGGTAAGATCGGTGATGGTAAGATCTTCGTTTACAGCATCGATAATGTAGTAAAGATCCGTACAGGCGAAGAAGGTATCCTTGCCCTTGCGGATGCTGAGTGA
- the gltB gene encoding glutamate synthase large subunit: MDNWMNERDACGIGAVINIDGKADNKVLDDALSIVEKLEHRAGKDATGKVGDGVGILVQISHNFFSREAKKTGIELKNSGDYGIGMFFFPQDSMKRMFAKRMLEVIAEKENLKVLGWRDVEIHPEILGEVARNCMPYICQCFIERPADVNKGIDFDRRLYCLRREYEKSSEDTYICSFSSRTIVYKGMFLVGQLRNFYEDLLSPEYHTAIALVHSRFSTNTTPSWQRAHPYRMIAHNGEINTIRGNSDRMLAREETMASDVFGDDLGKVYPVIASSGSDSAMLDNTLEFLYMNGMDLPLAMMLTIPEPWKHNDFMQQDKKDFYHYYATMMEPWDGPAAVLFTDGDVFGATLDRNGLRPSRYYVTKDGRLILASEVGVLDIPEENILKKSRLSPGHMLLVDTKEGRIISDEECKHKYSGSKPYGEWLDRHLLHLDKLNIPNKKIPTHSQEIRDKLYKVFGYSYEDVKKQIMPMAENGIEPTVSMGTDIPLAMLSDHHQPLFCYFKQLFAQVTNPPIDSLREKVVTDTTVYIGSDGNLLKEKSDNCRVLEVNNPILTGVDLMKIEALDQPGFHVRKISLLYYKNTPVERALEQLCISVDRAASDGVNIIILSDRGVDENHMPIPSLLAVSAVEQHLVRTKKRTAVSIILESGEPRDVHQIATLLGFGARAIQPYLAQECIAELIDIGILDKDYHTAIADYNKALLGGVVKIAAKMGISTLQSYQSARIFEAMGLSKELVDKYFTGTTSRVGGIGIKEIGEDVEFRHNKAFDPLGLSSDTTLDSIGFHSLRSGNDKEDHMYSPKTIVTLQRAVREGDYERFKEYTNMVDDENRPHTLRALLSFVPADKPVPLEEVESEESIVKRFQTGAMSYGSLSKEAHETLAIAMNRLGGKSNTGEGGEDVSRFGTERNSAVKQVASGRFGVSSGYLQSAQEIQIKMAQGAKPGEGGHLPGKKVYPWVAATRFSTPGVALISPPPHHDIYSIEDLAQLIYDLKNANDKARISVKLVSEAGVGTIASGVAKAGAQVILVSGYDGGTGAAPSSSVHHAGLPWELGVSEAHQSLLDNGLRSRVVLETDGKLMTGRDVAIAALLGAEEFGFATAPLVCMGCMMMRVCSKDTCPVGIATQNEELRKRFAGKPEYVMNFMLFVARQLREIMSELGFRKLTDMVGRTDCLRMRDGSGIKGKAGQGESAFAGMELAANSIKNRRYAADLGRLLNSDYAGREGSHFDEKDVYNFELEKTLDARVLIPAYEKDKDKMSISVDISSTDRSFGTLLGSRVTAEFGNSLAEDSIKVTACGGGGQSFGAFLPKGVTLKLYGDANDGFGKGLSGGKVIVRPSEKATYKAHENIIVGNVALYGATEGKAYICGVAGERFCVRNSGAIAVSEGCGDHGLEYMTGGRAVVLGMTGKNFAAGMSGGIAYVLDKEHTLYLRMNKDMASLYELTEKYDIAELKAILEDYVKETDSEYGKEILDNFESFIPDFKKIVPNDYQKMLTAIGKYEEQGISHDNAVLEAFKELA; encoded by the coding sequence ATGGATAATTGGATGAATGAGCGCGATGCATGCGGTATCGGCGCGGTTATAAATATAGATGGTAAGGCAGACAACAAAGTTCTTGACGATGCGCTTAGTATCGTTGAGAAGCTTGAGCATAGAGCCGGAAAAGACGCTACCGGAAAAGTCGGTGACGGCGTCGGTATTTTGGTGCAGATATCACATAACTTTTTTTCAAGGGAAGCCAAAAAGACCGGTATTGAGTTAAAAAATTCCGGTGACTACGGAATCGGCATGTTCTTTTTTCCACAGGATTCCATGAAAAGAATGTTTGCAAAACGTATGCTCGAAGTCATAGCAGAGAAAGAAAATCTGAAGGTACTCGGCTGGAGAGATGTTGAGATCCATCCCGAAATACTCGGTGAAGTTGCAAGAAACTGCATGCCATACATCTGTCAGTGTTTTATTGAAAGACCTGCTGATGTGAACAAGGGGATTGATTTTGACAGAAGATTGTACTGCCTCCGCAGAGAGTATGAAAAGTCATCAGAGGATACCTATATCTGTTCATTCTCATCAAGAACTATTGTTTACAAGGGAATGTTTTTGGTAGGACAGCTCAGAAACTTTTACGAGGATCTTCTTTCACCCGAATACCATACTGCGATCGCGCTTGTTCATAGCCGCTTTTCAACAAATACAACACCGTCCTGGCAGCGTGCTCATCCGTACAGGATGATCGCTCATAACGGTGAGATTAATACTATCCGCGGTAACAGCGACAGAATGCTCGCCCGCGAAGAAACTATGGCATCAGATGTTTTCGGAGATGACCTTGGGAAGGTATATCCTGTTATTGCATCATCGGGCTCTGATTCCGCCATGCTTGATAATACACTTGAATTTCTTTATATGAACGGAATGGATCTTCCGCTTGCAATGATGCTCACAATTCCTGAGCCATGGAAACACAATGACTTCATGCAACAGGATAAAAAGGACTTCTATCATTATTATGCAACAATGATGGAGCCCTGGGACGGCCCTGCCGCAGTACTTTTTACAGACGGTGATGTGTTCGGCGCAACTCTGGACAGAAACGGTCTGCGTCCCTCAAGATATTATGTCACAAAGGACGGCAGACTTATCCTTGCATCAGAGGTCGGTGTTCTTGATATACCCGAGGAAAATATCTTAAAGAAATCACGTCTTTCACCGGGACATATGCTTCTTGTTGATACAAAGGAAGGCCGCATAATTTCAGATGAAGAATGTAAGCACAAATACTCCGGTTCAAAGCCTTACGGTGAGTGGTTGGACAGACATCTCTTACATTTGGATAAGTTAAATATACCTAACAAAAAGATACCTACACATTCTCAGGAAATCAGAGATAAGCTTTACAAGGTCTTTGGCTATTCATATGAGGATGTAAAAAAGCAGATCATGCCTATGGCTGAAAACGGGATAGAGCCCACTGTTTCAATGGGTACTGACATTCCCCTTGCAATGTTATCGGATCACCATCAGCCTCTTTTCTGCTATTTCAAACAGCTTTTTGCGCAGGTTACCAATCCTCCGATTGATTCATTAAGAGAAAAGGTCGTGACCGATACAACGGTTTATATCGGATCTGACGGAAATCTTTTGAAGGAAAAGAGCGACAACTGCAGAGTTTTGGAGGTAAATAACCCCATTCTTACAGGTGTTGATCTGATGAAGATTGAGGCACTTGACCAGCCCGGATTTCATGTCAGAAAAATATCTCTTCTTTATTATAAGAACACCCCGGTTGAGAGAGCACTTGAACAGCTGTGTATTTCAGTTGACAGAGCAGCCTCTGACGGTGTAAATATCATAATTCTTTCAGACAGAGGAGTTGATGAAAACCACATGCCTATACCCTCACTTCTTGCAGTATCGGCAGTTGAGCAGCATCTGGTAAGAACTAAAAAGCGTACGGCAGTATCAATTATTCTTGAGAGTGGTGAGCCCAGAGATGTTCATCAGATTGCTACACTTCTGGGATTTGGTGCACGTGCAATTCAGCCTTATCTTGCGCAGGAATGCATTGCTGAACTTATTGATATAGGAATTCTTGATAAGGATTACCACACAGCGATTGCAGATTACAACAAAGCTCTTTTGGGAGGCGTGGTAAAGATTGCTGCAAAGATGGGTATTTCAACCCTTCAGTCCTATCAGTCAGCGAGAATTTTTGAGGCAATGGGCTTATCAAAAGAGCTGGTAGATAAATACTTTACCGGCACCACCAGCAGAGTTGGCGGAATCGGTATAAAGGAAATCGGAGAGGATGTGGAGTTCAGACACAACAAGGCCTTTGATCCATTAGGGCTTTCATCTGATACTACACTTGATTCAATCGGCTTCCATTCACTAAGAAGCGGAAACGATAAAGAAGACCATATGTACAGTCCAAAGACCATAGTTACTCTTCAGCGTGCAGTTCGTGAGGGAGATTATGAGAGGTTCAAGGAATACACCAATATGGTTGATGATGAGAACAGACCTCACACACTGAGGGCACTGCTTTCCTTCGTTCCTGCGGATAAACCGGTACCACTTGAAGAAGTAGAGAGCGAGGAGAGTATTGTGAAGCGTTTCCAGACAGGTGCCATGTCATATGGTTCACTTTCAAAGGAAGCGCACGAAACTCTTGCGATTGCCATGAACCGACTTGGAGGAAAATCCAATACAGGTGAAGGTGGAGAGGATGTATCCCGTTTTGGAACAGAAAGAAACAGCGCAGTTAAGCAGGTAGCATCCGGAAGATTCGGGGTATCAAGCGGATACCTTCAGAGTGCACAGGAGATTCAGATAAAGATGGCACAGGGTGCAAAGCCCGGTGAAGGTGGACATCTGCCCGGTAAAAAGGTTTATCCCTGGGTTGCGGCAACACGTTTCTCAACGCCGGGAGTAGCTCTTATATCTCCACCCCCACACCATGATATTTATTCAATAGAGGACCTTGCACAGCTGATCTACGACCTTAAAAACGCAAATGACAAGGCAAGGATATCTGTTAAGCTCGTTTCTGAAGCAGGCGTTGGAACTATTGCATCAGGTGTTGCAAAAGCCGGCGCTCAGGTAATCCTGGTATCAGGGTATGATGGAGGAACAGGAGCAGCACCTTCATCTTCGGTACACCATGCAGGACTTCCCTGGGAGCTTGGAGTAAGTGAAGCACACCAGTCACTTCTGGATAACGGTCTTAGAAGCAGAGTTGTTCTGGAAACCGACGGTAAGCTAATGACAGGTCGTGATGTAGCAATAGCAGCTCTCCTTGGCGCTGAGGAATTCGGTTTTGCAACTGCTCCTCTTGTATGTATGGGATGCATGATGATGAGAGTTTGCTCCAAGGATACCTGTCCTGTAGGTATTGCCACCCAGAACGAGGAGCTCAGGAAGAGATTTGCAGGTAAGCCCGAATATGTAATGAACTTCATGCTTTTTGTTGCAAGACAGCTTCGTGAGATCATGAGTGAACTTGGATTCAGAAAACTTACCGACATGGTAGGAAGAACGGATTGCCTGAGGATGAGAGACGGCTCTGGAATAAAAGGAAAAGCAGGCCAAGGAGAGAGTGCTTTCGCAGGTATGGAGCTTGCTGCAAACAGCATCAAGAACCGCAGATATGCAGCTGACCTTGGCAGACTTTTAAATAGTGATTATGCCGGAAGAGAAGGCTCTCATTTTGATGAAAAAGATGTATATAACTTTGAACTTGAAAAGACCCTGGATGCCAGAGTGCTGATCCCCGCATATGAAAAGGATAAGGACAAGATGAGCATCAGCGTTGATATCTCAAGTACAGACAGAAGCTTTGGAACGCTTCTGGGAAGCAGGGTTACTGCTGAATTTGGAAACAGTCTTGCCGAGGATTCAATCAAGGTGACAGCTTGCGGCGGTGGTGGACAGTCCTTTGGTGCATTCCTTCCTAAGGGTGTAACCTTAAAGCTCTACGGTGATGCCAATGACGGATTCGGAAAAGGACTTTCAGGCGGAAAGGTAATTGTAAGACCTTCAGAGAAAGCTACCTATAAGGCTCATGAAAATATCATAGTCGGAAATGTTGCGCTTTACGGAGCAACAGAAGGTAAGGCCTATATCTGCGGTGTTGCCGGCGAGAGATTCTGTGTAAGAAACTCGGGGGCAATAGCTGTATCAGAGGGCTGCGGAGACCACGGACTTGAGTATATGACCGGTGGAAGAGCGGTTGTACTTGGCATGACAGGTAAAAATTTTGCAGCCGGTATGAGCGGAGGAATAGCATACGTCCTCGATAAAGAGCACACTCTTTACCTTAGAATGAATAAGGACATGGCTTCACTATATGAACTTACCGAGAAATACGATATTGCGGAATTAAAAGCTATACTTGAGGATTATGTAAAGGAAACAGACTCAGAATACGGAAAAGAGATTCTTGATAACTTTGAGAGCTTTATTCCCGACTTCAAAAAGATAGTTCCAAATGATTATCAGAAGATGCTTACAGCAATCGGAAAATATGAGGAACAGGGAATAAGCCACGACAATGCAGTTCTTGAAGCGTTCAAGGAACTGGCATAA
- a CDS encoding glutamine synthetase III family protein: MIEASKLTEKFGCLVFNDKIMKERLPKDIYKAVHKTIEMGSHLELDVANTVAAVMKEWAIENGATHFTHWFQPMTGLTAEKHDSFISPSGEGTIIMEFSGKELVKGEPDASSFPSGGLRATFEARGYTAWDPSSPAFIKDGSLYIPTAFCSYGGEALDKKTPLLRSMEALSKESVKLLHLLGYEDVKRVNTTIGSEQEYFLIDKDFYKKRKDLLFTGRTLIGAPATKGQEMEDHYFGVIKPKVSAYMHDLDEELWKLGIPAKTKHNEVAPSQHELAPVFETANIAVDHNQLTMEVMKKVADKHNYACLLHEKPFEGINGSGKHNNWSVCTDTGMNLLDPGKNPGENIPFLVFLMAVISAVDEYAPILRLSVASAGNDHRLGGNEAPPAIISIFVGDELAEVLKSVEEGKAYVSQGKVQMAMGAKVLPHFTKDNTDRNRTSPFAFTGNKFEFRMPGSSVSVANANIVLNTAVAEEVARLYEKLSAYSGEDLKEKVMEVLKEELAAHKRVLFNGNGYTDEWVAEAEKRGLPNLKSLPDAMPYWISDESIKLFTKHNIFTEEEIHSRYEILLENYSKSVHIEALTMQEMVRKDLTEGIISYQKDLGKEILQKKSLLGEGSATLETGVLKTIDEASAGMCKALEVLAADTKIAEEKEGILDQASYYQKTILADMDELRKYADEAEALIPDKYLSYPTYGQMLFSLR; encoded by the coding sequence ATGATAGAAGCAAGTAAACTTACAGAAAAATTCGGATGTCTCGTATTCAATGACAAGATCATGAAGGAGAGACTTCCCAAGGATATATACAAAGCAGTTCACAAGACAATAGAGATGGGCTCACACCTTGAGCTTGATGTTGCTAATACAGTAGCTGCAGTTATGAAAGAATGGGCAATTGAGAACGGGGCAACACATTTTACACACTGGTTCCAGCCCATGACAGGACTTACAGCTGAGAAACATGACAGTTTTATTTCACCTTCAGGTGAAGGAACGATCATCATGGAGTTTTCCGGAAAAGAGCTTGTAAAGGGCGAACCCGATGCATCAAGCTTTCCTTCAGGAGGCCTTCGTGCAACCTTTGAAGCACGTGGCTATACAGCCTGGGATCCTTCATCTCCTGCTTTTATAAAAGATGGTTCACTTTACATCCCCACAGCATTCTGTTCATATGGCGGAGAAGCGCTTGATAAGAAGACACCTCTTCTGCGCTCGATGGAAGCTCTGTCAAAAGAATCAGTAAAATTGCTCCACCTCCTGGGTTACGAGGATGTAAAACGCGTAAACACCACAATCGGCTCTGAGCAGGAGTATTTCTTAATAGATAAGGACTTCTACAAAAAGAGAAAGGACCTTCTTTTCACCGGCCGAACCCTCATCGGTGCACCGGCGACAAAAGGGCAGGAGATGGAGGATCATTATTTCGGAGTTATAAAGCCCAAGGTATCTGCTTACATGCACGACCTTGATGAAGAACTCTGGAAGCTTGGTATTCCTGCTAAGACAAAGCACAACGAAGTAGCACCTTCACAGCATGAGCTTGCACCTGTATTTGAAACAGCAAACATCGCTGTTGACCACAACCAGCTCACAATGGAGGTTATGAAAAAGGTTGCAGACAAGCACAATTATGCATGTCTTTTACATGAAAAGCCGTTTGAAGGAATCAACGGTTCAGGTAAGCACAACAACTGGTCTGTATGTACAGATACAGGAATGAACCTGCTTGATCCCGGTAAGAATCCCGGTGAAAATATTCCGTTCCTTGTATTTCTTATGGCAGTCATTTCTGCGGTTGATGAGTATGCACCTATTCTCAGACTCTCAGTTGCATCCGCCGGAAACGACCACAGACTTGGAGGAAATGAGGCACCGCCGGCTATCATCTCAATTTTCGTTGGTGATGAGCTTGCCGAAGTATTAAAGAGTGTTGAAGAAGGAAAAGCTTACGTTAGCCAGGGCAAAGTTCAGATGGCAATGGGAGCAAAGGTACTTCCTCATTTTACAAAGGACAACACAGACAGAAACAGAACATCACCTTTTGCATTTACAGGAAACAAATTCGAATTCCGTATGCCCGGTTCATCAGTTTCCGTAGCAAATGCAAATATCGTTTTGAACACAGCGGTTGCTGAAGAGGTGGCAAGACTTTATGAAAAGCTTTCAGCTTATTCAGGTGAAGACCTTAAAGAAAAGGTTATGGAGGTACTGAAGGAAGAGCTTGCTGCACACAAGAGAGTGCTCTTTAACGGAAACGGATATACAGACGAATGGGTTGCAGAGGCTGAAAAGAGAGGTCTTCCGAACCTTAAGTCACTTCCGGATGCAATGCCTTACTGGATTTCAGATGAGTCAATAAAGCTCTTTACAAAGCACAACATCTTTACAGAAGAAGAGATTCATTCAAGATATGAAATCCTCCTTGAGAACTACTCAAAGTCAGTTCATATAGAAGCACTCACTATGCAGGAGATGGTTAGAAAGGATCTGACAGAAGGTATCATTTCCTATCAGAAGGATCTTGGTAAGGAAATCCTTCAGAAGAAGAGTCTTCTCGGTGAAGGAAGTGCCACACTTGAGACAGGAGTTCTTAAGACAATTGATGAGGCTTCTGCAGGAATGTGCAAAGCACTCGAGGTACTTGCAGCAGATACAAAGATCGCTGAAGAAAAAGAAGGCATCCTCGATCAGGCATCATACTATCAGAAGACAATTCTTGCTGATATGGATGAACTTCGTAAATATGCTGATGAGGCTGAAGCACTTATCCCTGACAAGTATTTGAGCTATCCCACATATGGACAGATGCTCTTCTCACTTAGATAA
- the asnB gene encoding asparagine synthase B: MCAILTYAREELSKEFFEEMLERTASRGPDKSRTLKVKGGWLGFNRLAIMGLNCNGMQPFTLNGNAVICNGELYGFNTLKKYLKSLGYTFKSDSDCEIILPLYEKLGSKMFNLLDAEFAMVIYDAEKNSFIAARDPIGIRPLYYGYDEDGYILFASEPKNLTGVCKKITPFPPGHYYEDGKFICYRDMTYVKEVKTDNLETITKNIHDKLLNGIKKRLDADAPVGFLLSGGLDSSLVCGVAASLSDKPIETFAIGMDIDAIDLKYAREVAEYIHSNHHEVIITKQDVLDALEPVIKALGTYDITTIRASIGMYLLCKWIHENTDIKVVLTGEISDEIFGYKYTDFAPTAEAFQEEAKKRVRELHMYDVLRADRCISVNSLEARVPFGDLDFVDYVMSIDPEKKLNTYGMGKYLLRKAFEPDKFIPYSILMREKAAFSDAVGHSLRDDLMEYAEDKYTDEEYERNRVKYEHATPFTKESLLYREIFEKYYEGLSDMIIDFWMPNKSWKGCDVNDPSARVLSNYGASGK, encoded by the coding sequence ATGTGCGCAATTCTCACATATGCAAGAGAAGAGCTAAGTAAAGAATTCTTTGAGGAAATGCTGGAGAGAACAGCATCAAGAGGACCTGATAAGTCCAGGACCCTGAAGGTGAAGGGAGGATGGCTCGGATTTAACAGATTGGCGATTATGGGACTTAACTGCAATGGAATGCAGCCCTTTACCTTAAACGGAAATGCTGTGATCTGCAACGGAGAATTGTATGGCTTTAACACACTTAAGAAGTATCTGAAATCTCTTGGATATACCTTTAAGAGCGATAGTGATTGCGAGATAATTCTTCCTCTTTATGAAAAACTCGGATCAAAAATGTTTAACCTTTTGGATGCCGAATTTGCAATGGTAATTTATGATGCGGAGAAAAATAGCTTCATCGCAGCAAGAGATCCGATAGGAATAAGACCTCTGTATTACGGTTATGACGAAGACGGATATATCCTTTTTGCATCAGAACCCAAAAACCTTACGGGTGTATGCAAGAAAATAACACCATTTCCGCCCGGACATTATTACGAGGACGGAAAGTTTATCTGCTACAGAGACATGACATATGTCAAAGAAGTTAAAACAGATAACCTTGAAACAATTACAAAAAATATACATGACAAATTATTAAACGGAATAAAGAAGAGACTTGATGCTGATGCCCCGGTTGGATTTTTATTATCCGGCGGACTTGATTCATCACTGGTATGCGGAGTTGCAGCAAGTCTTAGTGATAAACCGATCGAGACCTTTGCCATAGGAATGGATATAGATGCCATTGACCTTAAGTATGCAAGGGAGGTCGCTGAGTACATTCACAGCAATCATCATGAGGTTATCATTACAAAACAGGATGTTCTGGATGCACTCGAGCCTGTTATAAAAGCTCTCGGAACCTATGATATTACAACTATAAGAGCTTCCATCGGAATGTACCTTTTATGTAAGTGGATACATGAAAATACAGACATTAAGGTTGTTCTTACAGGTGAGATATCAGATGAGATTTTCGGTTATAAATACACAGACTTTGCTCCAACCGCCGAAGCTTTTCAGGAAGAAGCAAAGAAGAGAGTAAGAGAACTTCACATGTACGATGTACTTCGTGCGGACAGATGCATAAGTGTCAACTCACTCGAAGCAAGAGTTCCTTTCGGTGATCTTGATTTTGTAGATTATGTAATGAGCATCGATCCGGAGAAAAAGCTTAACACATACGGCATGGGTAAATATTTATTAAGGAAAGCATTTGAACCTGATAAATTTATTCCTTACTCAATTCTGATGAGAGAGAAGGCGGCATTTTCAGATGCTGTAGGACATTCCTTAAGAGACGATCTTATGGAATACGCAGAAGATAAATACACGGACGAAGAGTACGAGAGAAACAGAGTTAAGTATGAGCATGCAACACCGTTTACAAAAGAGTCACTTTTATATAGAGAGATTTTTGAAAAATATTACGAGGGTCTGTCAGATATGATTATCGATTTCTGGATGCCCAACAAGAGCTGGAAGGGTTGCGATGTCAATGACCCGTCAGCAAGAGTACTTAGCAATTACGGCGCAAGTGGTAAGTGA